The Dethiosulfovibrio peptidovorans DSM 11002 genome has a window encoding:
- a CDS encoding oligosaccharide flippase family protein, which translates to MVRFSSWMGRLNSYQSLILSRGVYLPLKKTIFVFAGFLVGPAISALLSFIIVPITTWMVAPEEFGRMSMYTVVMSLGGLISYAGLDQAFVREYSCSQDKTSLFRRCIAIPLVLVSLFSTVFMLGYSYFSTLLWGSPTLLGSSLLCLGFIFSVFDRFASLVIRMQERAWTYSSILIFRQALRLGFTLIFLKLFSRGYITLISASVLSIALSSAAGIFLSRNYWFSPWRSVFNGAALKPLLRFGLPLVPASIMMWVLNGMDKIALRHWGTFQDLGVYSAGFKIVGVLSIVNMAFSTFWAPVSYRWFESGVSVDRFDKVAKYLALSLTVLAISLTIARNLIVLLLGPEYRAASDLVPFLMFVPIMYLLSEVTGIGIGFSRRSEFHLLASGVAALSNLIGNWILVPLYGAMGASVATAISYIIFMVLKSVIGSLLWRKNLGQPFVYLMVLIMIGASFWVYLGQ; encoded by the coding sequence ATGGTCAGATTCTCTTCCTGGATGGGGCGACTGAATAGTTACCAAAGTTTGATTTTATCTAGGGGTGTCTACTTGCCTTTGAAAAAAACAATTTTCGTGTTTGCTGGTTTTTTAGTTGGGCCTGCTATATCTGCGTTGCTCTCTTTTATAATTGTCCCTATCACGACGTGGATGGTGGCACCGGAGGAGTTCGGGCGGATGTCCATGTACACGGTGGTTATGTCCCTGGGGGGCCTGATTTCCTATGCGGGGCTCGACCAGGCATTCGTTCGTGAATATTCCTGTTCTCAAGATAAAACATCGCTTTTTCGAAGGTGTATAGCGATTCCTCTGGTGTTGGTTTCTCTCTTTTCCACCGTTTTTATGCTTGGTTACTCCTATTTTTCTACCTTGCTCTGGGGAAGTCCCACTCTTTTAGGTTCCTCCTTGCTCTGTCTCGGCTTTATCTTCTCGGTTTTTGACAGGTTTGCGAGTCTGGTCATAAGAATGCAGGAAAGGGCTTGGACCTATTCCTCTATCCTCATTTTTAGACAGGCCCTGCGGTTAGGGTTTACTCTGATCTTTTTGAAGTTGTTCTCTCGAGGGTACATAACCCTGATATCTGCCTCCGTCTTGTCCATCGCGTTATCCTCTGCCGCGGGGATTTTCCTTTCTAGAAATTATTGGTTTTCTCCCTGGAGGAGTGTTTTCAACGGGGCTGCTCTGAAGCCTCTTTTACGGTTCGGTCTTCCTCTAGTTCCGGCATCCATAATGATGTGGGTTTTAAACGGCATGGACAAGATCGCCTTAAGGCACTGGGGCACGTTTCAGGATCTGGGTGTATATAGTGCCGGGTTCAAGATCGTAGGTGTCCTCAGCATAGTGAATATGGCTTTTTCTACCTTTTGGGCTCCTGTGTCCTACAGATGGTTCGAATCGGGTGTTTCCGTAGATAGGTTTGATAAAGTGGCAAAATATCTCGCCTTATCACTGACGGTATTGGCCATCTCTCTAACTATAGCCAGAAACTTAATAGTCCTTTTGCTCGGGCCAGAATATCGTGCAGCATCCGACCTAGTCCCTTTTCTGATGTTCGTGCCCATCATGTATCTTCTGTCCGAGGTTACCGGAATAGGGATAGGTTTCTCAAGGCGATCGGAGTTTCACCTTCTGGCCTCCGGCGTCGCGGCTTTATCCAACCTAATAGGTAACTGGATCCTCGTTCCACTCTACGGGGCAATGGGAGCCTCCGTAGCCACGGCGATATCCTATATTATCTTCATGGTCCTTAAGAGCGTGATAGGCAGTCTGCTTTGGAGAAAAAATCTAGGTCAGCCGTTTGTGTATCTTATGGTATTGATTATGATAGGAGCTAGCTTTTGGGTATATCTAGGACAATAA
- the rffA gene encoding dTDP-4-amino-4,6-dideoxygalactose transaminase gives MTIPFNKPYTTGKELGYIQQVIESERFAGNGTFSKKCAKWLEEKTGCLKAILTPSGTAALEMMMILADIGPGDEVIMPSFTFSSTANAVVLRGATPVFVDIRPDTLNIDETLIESAITPRTKAIAPVHYAGVGCEMDVILEIAERHGLLVLEDAAQGILASYKNRPLGSIGQMGALSFHETKNIHCGEGGALLINDPAFIERAEIVMEKGTDRSKFFRGEIDKYTWVDLGSSYLINEMTAAFLWAQLEDAEDIISKRIYIWNTYHSELEILEAKGKLKRPTIPDECQHNGHIYYIVLENQEARNSLMDRLREQGIHSVFHYIPLDSAEAGRKFSKSVPSELPLSDQISGKALRLPMSPGIPFERVCVELYRSIRQV, from the coding sequence TTGACTATACCATTCAACAAGCCCTACACTACCGGTAAAGAACTGGGTTACATCCAACAGGTAATAGAAAGCGAACGCTTTGCGGGCAACGGAACTTTCTCCAAAAAATGTGCGAAATGGCTGGAGGAAAAGACCGGCTGCCTTAAGGCCATTCTGACCCCCTCTGGAACTGCTGCTCTAGAGATGATGATGATTCTGGCTGACATAGGCCCTGGGGATGAGGTTATCATGCCCTCATTCACCTTTAGCTCCACCGCCAACGCCGTGGTCCTGAGGGGAGCAACTCCGGTGTTCGTTGACATTCGCCCTGATACACTGAACATAGACGAGACTCTAATTGAGTCGGCCATAACTCCGAGGACAAAGGCCATAGCTCCGGTCCACTATGCAGGGGTTGGTTGCGAGATGGACGTTATCTTAGAGATCGCCGAAAGACACGGACTTCTGGTTTTAGAGGACGCCGCTCAGGGAATTCTGGCTTCCTATAAAAATCGCCCACTTGGATCGATAGGCCAGATGGGAGCCTTGAGCTTTCACGAGACCAAAAACATCCACTGCGGAGAAGGGGGAGCCTTGCTTATAAACGACCCCGCCTTCATCGAAAGAGCGGAAATAGTGATGGAAAAGGGAACCGATAGGAGCAAATTCTTCCGTGGCGAAATAGACAAATACACCTGGGTAGACCTGGGGTCTTCGTACCTTATAAACGAGATGACTGCAGCTTTTCTCTGGGCTCAGTTAGAGGATGCAGAGGATATTATCTCTAAAAGGATCTATATATGGAACACTTATCACTCGGAACTTGAAATCCTAGAAGCAAAGGGCAAACTAAAACGGCCAACCATACCCGATGAATGCCAGCATAACGGACATATTTATTATATAGTTCTTGAAAACCAGGAAGCCCGAAACAGCCTTATGGATCGACTGAGGGAACAGGGCATCCATTCGGTGTTTCACTACATACCGCTGGATTCCGCCGAAGCTGGGAGAAAGTTCAGTAAATCGGTCCCTAGCGAATTGCCGCTCTCCGATCAGATATCAGGAAAAGCTCTTAGGTTGCCAATGTCTCCAGGAATACCTTTTGAACGGGTTTGTGTCGAACTTTATCGCTCTATTCGACAAGTTTAG
- the rfbA gene encoding glucose-1-phosphate thymidylyltransferase RfbA, whose product MKGIVLAGGSGTRLFPITQAVSKQLLPIYDKPMIYYPISVLMLAGIREILIITTPHEQEAFKRLLGDGSQFGVSFSYVAQPSPDGLAQAFILGEDFIGDDSVCLILGDNIFYGQGFSPKLKEAAAIENGAVVFGYQVKDPERYGVVAFDESRNVTSLEEKPANPKSNLAVTGLYFYDNDVISIAKSIKPSARGELEITDVNREYLKRGDLRVEVLGRGFAWLDTGTHESLIDAAQFVQTVQQRQGYQIACLEEISYLNGWIGRAQLLERADLLSKTSYGRYLKDTAGKE is encoded by the coding sequence ATGAAAGGCATAGTGCTGGCAGGAGGAAGCGGAACCAGGCTTTTCCCCATAACCCAGGCCGTATCCAAGCAACTGCTCCCTATATACGACAAACCGATGATTTACTATCCCATAAGCGTCCTTATGCTCGCAGGGATAAGGGAGATCCTGATTATCACAACGCCCCACGAACAGGAGGCCTTCAAAAGGCTTCTAGGGGACGGATCTCAGTTTGGAGTATCCTTTTCCTACGTAGCTCAGCCATCTCCAGACGGCCTTGCACAGGCTTTTATCCTTGGAGAGGATTTTATAGGAGACGATTCGGTGTGTCTCATTTTAGGAGACAACATATTCTACGGACAGGGATTCTCCCCTAAACTTAAAGAGGCTGCCGCCATCGAAAATGGGGCGGTTGTCTTTGGTTATCAGGTCAAAGACCCTGAGAGATATGGCGTTGTCGCCTTCGATGAGAGTCGAAACGTAACCTCCCTGGAGGAAAAACCTGCAAACCCTAAAAGCAACCTAGCGGTGACAGGGCTTTACTTCTACGACAACGACGTCATTTCCATAGCCAAGAGCATAAAGCCCAGCGCAAGGGGAGAACTAGAGATAACCGACGTCAACAGGGAGTATCTGAAAAGGGGAGATCTCAGGGTAGAGGTTCTGGGCAGAGGCTTCGCTTGGCTCGACACTGGAACCCATGAAAGTCTCATAGACGCGGCCCAGTTCGTCCAGACTGTCCAGCAACGCCAGGGATACCAGATAGCCTGTCTTGAGGAGATCTCGTACCTTAACGGATGGATAGGTAGGGCACAGTTGCTGGAGAGAGCCGACCTGTTATCCAAGACATCCTACGGACGCTACCTGAAAGACACAGCGGGAAAGGAGTGA
- the rfbB gene encoding dTDP-glucose 4,6-dehydratase, producing the protein MNYLITGGAGFIGSNLVHLLVEQGHNVTVLDFLTYAGNLYSLADLEGKDNYFFIKGDIGDGPLVSHILTDRGIHGIFNLAAESHVDRSIDGPAEFIKTNVMGTFVLLEAVRAYWNGLSTEDKGAFRFLHVSTDEVYGSLGDSGLFTETTAYAPNSPYSASKASSDHLVRAYHHTYGLPTVTTNCSNNYGPYQFPEKLIPLVIHNALAGKDLPIYGDGSNIRDWLYVMDHCKALAAAMGKGIPGETYNVGGNSERTNLQIVHTLCDLLDSKRPKADGSYRDQITFVKDRPGHDKRYAIDASKIKEQLGWTPEETFNTGMEKTVNWYLNNQDWVNRVTDGSYRMERLGLGDEK; encoded by the coding sequence ATGAACTACCTAATCACAGGCGGAGCCGGATTTATAGGAAGTAACCTGGTCCACCTGCTGGTGGAACAGGGACATAACGTAACGGTGCTAGATTTTCTGACCTACGCAGGAAACCTGTATTCTCTTGCGGATCTTGAGGGCAAGGATAACTACTTTTTCATAAAAGGCGACATAGGCGATGGTCCTCTGGTATCCCATATCCTCACCGACAGAGGGATTCATGGCATATTCAACCTGGCGGCTGAAAGCCACGTGGACCGTTCTATCGATGGACCGGCGGAGTTCATAAAGACCAACGTGATGGGAACTTTCGTCCTGCTGGAAGCGGTACGGGCCTACTGGAACGGACTCTCTACAGAGGATAAAGGGGCCTTTAGGTTCCTCCACGTCTCTACCGACGAGGTCTATGGCTCCTTAGGGGACAGCGGCCTATTCACCGAGACCACCGCCTATGCCCCTAACTCGCCTTACTCGGCGTCCAAGGCATCGTCGGATCACTTGGTCAGGGCCTACCACCACACCTACGGCCTGCCTACCGTCACAACCAATTGCTCAAACAACTATGGCCCCTACCAGTTTCCGGAAAAGCTCATCCCCCTGGTGATCCACAACGCCCTGGCGGGAAAGGACCTGCCTATATACGGAGACGGCTCAAACATCAGGGACTGGCTCTACGTCATGGACCACTGCAAAGCCCTGGCCGCCGCCATGGGAAAAGGCATTCCGGGGGAGACCTACAACGTGGGCGGCAACAGCGAAAGGACCAACCTACAGATAGTCCACACCCTGTGCGACCTCCTGGACTCAAAAAGACCCAAAGCCGACGGAAGCTACAGGGATCAGATAACCTTCGTAAAGGACAGGCCCGGCCACGATAAACGGTACGCCATAGACGCCTCCAAGATAAAAGAGCAGCTGGGCTGGACCCCGGAGGAGACCTTCAACACCGGCATGGAGAAAACCGTCAACTGGTATCTGAACAACCAGGACTGGGTTAACAGGGTCACCGACGGCTCCTACAGGATGGAACGGCTGGGATTGGGGGATGAAAAATGA
- a CDS encoding TDP-N-acetylfucosamine:lipid II N-acetylfucosaminyltransferase yields the protein MAKKILHVLPDSTYSQYFFKLTKDYAGNFFVLYDYKNNFSDIPCLFKKKPRSRSERLFKLLDVVNKYDHVFFHSIDNMISICFFARRGVTFHWIIWGGDLYSSILPPFTLRKKIGFFIKKVGLIRFKHVHTALEGDVSIARKLYNKKLVFNRFVYPTLDESIPFDIDLALKNRGDGRKKIKIQIGNSADPSNNHLEVFRAIKGHLGSDFEILCPLSYGDQDYATNVIRVGKEMWGDSFRPLTDFMSYDNYVRELSSVDCLILNHKRQQGLGNLNLALSLGAKVFVRSDTTTYKDYSSMGFKVYDTKKILRECLPSDFIFSAKTAVSNRDCVFKNFSTQKSRELWEKIYYECMR from the coding sequence ATGGCTAAGAAAATTCTACATGTTTTGCCTGATTCCACATATTCTCAATATTTCTTTAAATTAACAAAGGACTATGCAGGGAATTTTTTTGTATTGTATGATTATAAAAATAATTTTTCCGATATTCCCTGTCTGTTTAAAAAAAAACCGCGGTCTAGATCGGAAAGGTTATTTAAGTTGCTTGATGTTGTGAACAAGTATGACCATGTTTTTTTTCATTCGATAGATAATATGATATCAATCTGTTTTTTTGCAAGGCGTGGTGTAACTTTTCACTGGATTATTTGGGGCGGGGATTTATATTCTAGTATTTTGCCACCCTTTACCCTTAGAAAAAAAATCGGTTTTTTTATCAAGAAAGTTGGTTTGATACGTTTTAAACACGTTCATACTGCTCTTGAGGGTGATGTTTCCATTGCTCGTAAGTTGTACAATAAAAAGCTTGTTTTTAATCGGTTTGTTTATCCTACTTTGGATGAGAGCATCCCTTTTGACATAGATCTTGCTTTGAAAAATCGCGGTGATGGCAGAAAAAAAATTAAGATCCAAATTGGCAACTCTGCCGATCCTAGCAATAATCATTTGGAGGTTTTTAGAGCCATAAAAGGACATCTTGGCTCAGACTTTGAGATCCTTTGTCCTTTGTCTTACGGTGACCAAGACTATGCCACTAACGTTATCAGGGTAGGAAAAGAGATGTGGGGAGATAGCTTTAGGCCCTTAACTGATTTTATGAGTTATGACAACTATGTCAGGGAACTTTCCTCTGTAGACTGTCTAATTTTAAACCACAAGAGACAACAGGGACTGGGTAATTTAAATCTTGCCCTTTCTTTAGGTGCAAAAGTTTTTGTTAGGTCAGATACGACAACCTACAAGGACTATTCCTCTATGGGCTTTAAAGTATACGACACAAAAAAAATACTACGAGAGTGTCTACCTTCGGATTTTATTTTTTCAGCAAAAACGGCTGTCTCGAATAGAGACTGTGTTTTTAAGAATTTTTCCACCCAAAAATCTCGAGAACTATGGGAGAAGATCTACTACGAGTGCATGAGGTGA
- a CDS encoding Gfo/Idh/MocA family protein, with protein MHNIAILGCGRISASHVAAIEKVNDLKLVACCDILEERAAATAAKTGCTAYTDYEKMLENESIDMIALCTPSGMHPDHAITAAKAGVNVLSEKPLGTSLEKVDRAIEACDRAKVLYMEVKQNRLNPTIVLLRQALEAGRFGRIHMITSNVLWTRPQDYYDMAPWRGTWEFDGGCLANQAAHYVDMVQWMGGAVEQVHSFSSTLGRRIEAEDTITVGLKFRNGAIGNINVSVLTYPRNLEGSITIMGDRGTAKIGGVAMNKVEIWDFDAPHKMDDQLDSVSYDPKSVYGGGHYVLYRDLPGMLDGTGKSYGFVTAREGRKTVEVLERAYG; from the coding sequence ATGCACAACATAGCCATACTGGGCTGCGGCAGGATAAGCGCCAGCCACGTAGCCGCCATAGAAAAGGTAAATGACCTGAAGCTCGTGGCCTGCTGCGACATACTGGAGGAAAGGGCCGCCGCAACCGCCGCCAAGACCGGCTGTACCGCCTACACCGACTACGAAAAAATGCTTGAAAACGAAAGCATAGACATGATCGCCCTCTGCACCCCTTCGGGAATGCACCCGGACCACGCCATAACAGCCGCAAAGGCAGGGGTAAACGTACTGTCCGAAAAGCCTCTCGGCACGAGCCTCGAAAAGGTGGATCGGGCCATAGAGGCCTGCGACAGAGCCAAGGTGCTCTACATGGAGGTGAAGCAGAACCGGCTAAACCCCACCATAGTGCTGCTTCGTCAGGCCCTTGAGGCCGGGCGGTTCGGCCGAATTCATATGATAACCTCCAACGTCCTCTGGACAAGGCCACAGGACTACTACGACATGGCCCCCTGGCGGGGAACCTGGGAATTTGACGGAGGATGCCTCGCCAACCAGGCCGCCCATTATGTGGACATGGTCCAGTGGATGGGCGGGGCGGTGGAACAGGTGCACTCCTTCTCTTCCACCTTAGGCAGACGTATAGAGGCGGAGGACACCATAACGGTCGGCCTCAAGTTCAGAAACGGAGCCATAGGAAACATAAACGTATCGGTGCTGACCTACCCCAGAAACCTGGAGGGAAGTATCACCATAATGGGAGACAGAGGTACCGCAAAAATAGGCGGAGTCGCCATGAACAAGGTGGAGATCTGGGACTTCGACGCACCCCATAAAATGGACGACCAGCTTGACTCGGTAAGCTACGACCCCAAGAGCGTCTACGGAGGGGGACATTACGTCCTGTACAGAGACCTTCCGGGAATGCTGGACGGAACGGGCAAATCCTACGGCTTCGTGACGGCCAGAGAGGGGAGGAAAACCGTAGAGGTGTTGGAGAGGGCTTATGGCTAA